Below is a window of Escherichia coli DSM 30083 = JCM 1649 = ATCC 11775 DNA.
CAGTTCGATCGCATAGGCGTGGAGCTGATCAAAATAATCGGAGGAGTAACGGACGTTACCAGACCAGTGGAAACCTAACCACTCTACGTCGTTTTTGATCGAATCGACATACTCGATATCTTCTTTTACCGGGTTAGTGTCGTCGAAACGCAGGTTGCACTGGCCTTTATAGTCCTGGGCGATCCCGAAGTTCAGGCAGATAGATTTCGCATGGCCAATATGCAGATAGCCATTCGGCTCCGGCGGGAAACGGGTGTGTACTGTGGTGTGCTTACCACTGGCCAGATCTTCATCGATGATCTGACGAATAAAGTTAGTCGGGCGGGCTTCTGCCTCACTCATCGTGGATTCCTCAAAGCGTAAACAACGTATAACGGCGTATGATCTTATAAGCGGGACAGGCTGACAACTGTTAGTTAGAGAAAAAATGGTTTTGCGTAAGATATTGGGGCGTTTTCTGCGCTACTGCCAGCAGATCCTCGCGCTGGAAACGTAAGGCCAAACGTCGCCAGCCTGACGCATTTATTAAATTGCCGGATGAGCTGGCCGCAGAGTCATAGATTAGTCGGCTATGATTAAACGCGTCGACAAGGACGCAAGCGTTCTACGCGTCTGCCCATCAAGCTGACTATCCGTAATAATCTCTGTCAGTTCATTAAGATGCGCGATATTAAACAGCGACCATGAACCGTATTTTGAGCTGTCAGCCAGGAGAATTTTGCGCGAAGCATGCGCGATAAGATCGCGTTTTAGTGCGGCTTTCTCTTCCGTGGGTGCTGTAATACCCTTTTCAAGATCCCAGCTGTTACAGCTTAAAAATGCCACGTCCGGCCAGGTATTTTGCAGCAATTTACGACCATGTTCGCCAATGCAGGACTGGCTGGAGTCGTCGATACGTCCGCCGATAATCGTCACTTCAATTTGCTTGAATTCAGCCAAAAAAAGCGCGATATGCAGGTCGCTGGTGAT
It encodes the following:
- a CDS encoding DeoR/GlpR family DNA-binding transcription regulator; its protein translation is MKGYNRLEQIMDYLKSHNLVTVDELVAVTNASPATIRRDLIKLDEQGVISRTHGGVTLNRFIPTQPTTHEKMQRSLAEKHAIASAAASMVKAGDSVVLDAGTTMIELARQITHLPLRVITSDLHIALFLAEFKQIEVTIIGGRIDDSSQSCIGEHGRKLLQNTWPDVAFLSCNSWDLEKGITAPTEEKAALKRDLIAHASRKILLADSSKYGSWSLFNIAHLNELTEIITDSQLDGQTRRTLASLSTRLIIAD